DNA sequence from the Coffea arabica cultivar ET-39 chromosome 11c, Coffea Arabica ET-39 HiFi, whole genome shotgun sequence genome:
ggacaaaaacaaaattaaaatatggaagaaaacatcaataaattaaaaataaagaggtttgattaaaaatgagtggcaaaagaaaagatgatagagagagagagtgtgtgtgtgtgtgtgtattgaagattaaaaagaaagagtcatgaaaggatgatattttgtaaaaaaaatggaacaaaagaaatatgagtgtttgttttatataaataagttaccaaaaaaaactaataagatgtgatagtgcaacggttactacattggtcttctattacaaaggtcttgagttcgaatcttggtaactacattttgcaaaaaaaaaaaaaaaaaaaggaaaactcaaaaaccGGAAATAACCGGTTCACATCCGGTTCAGCGGTTTGGCGGTCCGACCGGTTTTTGACCGGTTTCTTGACAAAGTCAAACCTGGCATTGAACCGGACCGgagccatggccggttcgcggttcaaccggtcgaaccggccggtccggtccggttttcaaaacactgGTTACACTTGCTATTTATAATGGAAGCTAATAGTAGGAAACTAAACAAACGTgaggtcttgagttcgaatcttggtaactacattttgcaaaaaaaaaaaaaaaaaggaaaactcaaaaaccGGAAATAACCGGTTCACATCCGGTTCAGCGGTTTGGCGGTCCGACCGGTTTTTGACCGGTTTCTTGACAAAGTCAAACCTGGCATTGAACCGGACCGgagccatggccggttcgcggttcaaccggtcgaaccggccggtccggtccggttttcaaaacactgGTTACACTTGCTATTTATAATGGAAGCTAATAGTAGGAAACTAAACAAACGTGAGCTAACAGAAAAACTAATTCTAACTAATGACCAGAATTAGTCCAACGGTACCGTTTCATGTCCCAgcccttattttgttttatcacTGAAACGCGTACACTAGAGAATAAAATGACAAATTCCATCTTAAGTTCCTGACACACAGTGCACAAATAGTAAAACTTGACTGCTTGTGGGCCAGGGATGTGACAAGGCACAGTGCACAAATAGCCGCACTTGGTTTCTGAGACTCATGTAGCATCAAGAGACAAAAAGAATAaacatagaaaaataaataaaaaaacaataaaagttACACAAATCCTATGCTATTCTTCGGCTCATACAAATTCTAAGGGAATTataaagaaaacaaggaaaaaggaaaagaaaaaaaataggtaGTCCTATGTCCCAAATAGGCTCACATGAATAcaaagaattaaataaatatattaaaaattaattactaattaattaaaaaattaaagactAATTCAACTTAATCTTTAACTTTTCCAATACCAACTTACCAAGAACATAAACAAAAACACAGGGTAAAATCTGTAAAGGCCTAAAATTTGTGGGTCAACTTATGAGCGAAAATGAAGTTTTGGGGTCTTATTGTGATTTTCAAAATTCTATTTTCAATCAGAGAAATGAGCAAATACGAGCATTAGGATCAAAATGGATTATAATTTAAATGTTAGGGACAATTCTGGCTAATTTTAAATGTTAGGggctaaaaaagtttttttggcaaatgttagggaccaatttggaagattttctttttccttttattttggtaaaatatggtgttaattattagattctactgaTATTTGGCTTTTGATGTTGTTTTTAGAAACTTATGGTGAATACGgagtaaaaaatatattaaaggCCGAATTTCCAGAAAATAACACTTTAAAAGGCGTGGCCATGTTTTAACTTGCTGTGAAGTCCTAATGTTGCTAGTTGTAAAGTGGAGGAAAAATACTTTAGAAGGCGGTTCTAACTTGCCGTGAAGTCCTAACATCACTAGTTGTAGAGTGAACCCAGCTTGAAACGTCTGCGGATACGTTTTTAATTTCCTAAAAGGGTTGTGCTTGATTAGTTATTTAGGTGCATGAGCAAGAATATCTTAAGTTTTAATTTGGTAATATTAGTATTAGAGTTGAAAAAGGACTCTTATCCTTTAGAGAAGAAGCAGACGTTTGGAGGAGGTCCGTTGGGCATTAAACTAGTCTTGTGGGGAATAAAAACAAGGACCGAGCCGTTCCTCTCTCGCTGGTTCCTTTTCTTATTTTCCTATTCAAGAACAAATAAATCCTAGCTTAGGCTGATTCGATAACCACAAGAAGTAAGTTATTTGTGATTATTTCCCTTGTCACAACAATTAGGCTGATTAGCTGTTTCCTGCAAGAGCTCAAGGAAATAAGAGGGATTTGTCATCCCAATCCGAAGGTTGGTTGCATAATTGAGtaaccttttgttttagttttttcCCACCCATTATTGGTTGGATGCTTGTATTGGCAGACTGAAGAAGATCATTACATGCaggcaagttttttttttaattaattgtaCATGATTATATTTTAACTTAATAAGAATGGTTGAAAATAGGTGCTTTATCCCAATTACTCTAAAACCAGATTGAGACATATACAGCATCATTTTTGGTCCTTTGAGTGTAAAATTTTAGGTATTGGCGAGCAATGAGAACATCCAAATGATAATTGAACGCTTTTAAAAACACAACATTAaatttccacaaaaaaaaaaaaaacttcttttaatGAACATCCGTTTTGTACTTAAGAGGAATACCAGAAAATAGCATGAATTTTGATCATTCTTCTCAGCATAAGAAGTTACGTGAAGTCATGAACATGCTACCAACTATGAAATTTGACAAAGTAGACTAACTCTGTGATTTTTTGAGAATGCTAATGAATATATTATCACTAATTTCATACATAATTAACGAGAGAAAAATGTACTTCTCATTGCAAATTAAGCAAGTCAGAAATCTAAAGGATCATTCCTTTCAGCcattcatttgttttcctttagcTGTCATCTGTTGAACTGCCAGATATAGACCGAGTTATATCCGTTACCAACATAATATCCAAAACATTCCACAAGAAGAATTGATGCATCGTTAAAAATTATAATGTATAGTTTTCCTAAGTAACAAAATCACCACAATTCAGGATTCATTACGTACGCATTCGACACAATATGGATGCACATTTGATAACAATATTAAATgcttaaattctaataaaattgaaaggaaaaagactAAATTCCAGAATGGAGTACTAGTTCTTACCAAACTAGGCCAACTCAACTCAGAGCTAAATACCAAAGTCTTATTGCTTGTTTTTGCTGCATAATGACCTGAGCTTCTCTATTGCTTCATGCAACTCTTCTCCACCTTCTTCTCTTAACTTTTTACTCAATTCTATAGCTTTTTGTCCCTGTAGTTTTCCCTCTGTCTTCTTGACAACCACCTCGTTTATGACTCTAGCAATCTCTTCCCTCTTTATCTGTCCATCTTCATCCTTGAGAATCTCAATACCAACACCAATCTCTACTGCAAGTCTTGCATGAAGAGGCTGATCAAGATGCATTGGCAAGGCCAACAACGGGACCCCATAATATATGCTTTCGATCACAGAACCCCATCCACAGTGACTCACAAAACCACCCGTGCTTCGATGCCCAAGAATTTTAGCCTGTGGTGCCCATCCATTCACCACCATCCCTCTTCCTTTCACCCTCTCAAGAAACCCTTCTGGTAAAGCTTCTTCGAGGCCAATGGCATGCCCAACTGGAAATCTAACTACCCATATGAAGTTAGCATTGCTCAGCTCCAGCCCTACTGCTATCTCTTCCCTTTCTTCCTTCGACAGGAAATATTCGCTcccaaaagaaacataaacCACTGATGCTTCATCTTTACTATTCAGAAATTCAATGATAAGGGAATAGCTGTCCGCCTCCTTGCCGTTATCTTCTTGATTACTAAGAGGTCCTACAGCAACCAGTTTCTTCCCGCAAGAGGAAGATAAGTGATCAATATATTTCCCCTCAATTCCTCTCCAGCTTTTCACCAAAACAATATCAGAAGATAGTTCAATGCTCTTAAAAACATCTAATGCGTCACCTTCTTTTGCTTTGGATTCTTGTAGCTTGGCTAATATCTTCTTTATCTCATAGTCCCTATAAAAAATTTCGGGGAAAGGGTAAGTCTCACTAGCACCAGAGACTCTGCATCTAAGGCTATGATAAACGAAAGACAAGTTCACTGCTCCCACAACTAGGAAAAGAACAGAAGGGATATGATTCAGTGCAGCTAGCTCTGAGGCCCATGGTTGGAAACCATCGTAGACTAGCAAATCaggtttcaaattgttgagTATGTTTTGGAAGTTGGTTTTTGCCATATGGAACGCACGCTTGAGGGTTGGTTCGAGATGGGGTGGGAGGTTTTTTGTTGTGTGATAGTGTGGAGGGAGTTCAGGCAAATCTGGCAAGTCAAGTTGTACGAATTCGATTGCATGATCAGATGAGTTCTCATCAAACTTAGCACTtctcttcatgaaattcaagttgaTTTCAGTGGAGCACAAGTATACTTGGAAGTTGCTTTTGGCGAGTCTCTTGGATAGTTCCATGAAGGGAGAGATGTGACCGTGAGCTAGCCATGGAAACATCAAAATTCTGAATCTAGGAGCATTAGATTCTCTTAGTGTCCCTTCCATGGctgattgaaattttggaaacccCCAATGTTTCGTTTGTTCTTTGGAATGGAACGTATAAACCCGGGGTACTATATATGATggttttctttgttcttgagaATGtgaccaaaaaaataataataataaaaggatTCTTGCTtaacaagaatttaaaaataGAATTGGTCTACGACTCTATCGTCCAATAGATGACTAGTTTTCAGTCTCAAGGGAAGGCTTGGAATTTACAGAATACAGGCATAGTTTGCAATTTCGTCAGCTCACGCACATTCCTAATGCATCAATCACAAGAGAGTTTGAGAACGAAGGACTTCTTGAAAGCTTTTTCACAAGAGCTACAACAACAGAGAGTTCAAGTGGAGTTCATATATCACCCAAAGGAGAATTTCATCACATCACGCACCATTCCAAATACATCAATCAGAATAGAGCTTGAAAACAAAGTAATTGTTGAGAGCTTTTTCACAAAAGAGCTATAACAACAGAGAGCTATTATACAACTAGAGTTCATATGTCACCCAAGGATTTAAACAAAGATAGGTGTTATCACTTCACAGAGCAATAATACCttcttgaaaaagaagaaattaaaaagcAAAAACCATGAGTGTCGGTGGTGCGGCACCTTTTTTgttgcattagtgccttgatgTAAATAATTACCTATTTATTTGTATATATATCATTTCCAtaacattttttatttgtttttgaaaaatatttgcatAGGTATCGTTAGGGCCTAGATGGcaaattattttaataatacGTTTACACAAAATAACCTTTCGAAGAATATGCTAAATTTATATTGATGATAAAGTGttaagttttttttattatgtgTAATCAAGAAAATCCgatttatttttgcattttgaGTACCATATTCTAAGTTTGATTTATTAGCATCAAATAGATTTAGTGTTGCACCCATATCAAGAAagataaatagaaaaaaaagaaatgacagCACAAGATCCTTAAAGTTGTGAATTATACATTACAGTACGagaaatgaaaataattaaTACCTCAAAGATAACCCCTAAAGAAAAAAGACTAAGGATTTTGAAATGAGTAATTTCTGTATGATGGAATATGCGCAAGTAGTGAGGAAAAAAGAATTAAGGAGTGAAGTATATTTTAAATTGATCTTGTTTTAATGGTTGTGCATTTTTTTCGTTTAATTGACTTTGAGTAGTCTGAGATGCGTGCATCTCTTATATCAAGTCGAAATTAGCAACATTTTTAATAAGTGTCACTTTAACACAATTTTCACTTATTTTAGTAGTAAATTATAGGGCAAATTCGACTTTACCCCCTTGTGGTTTAGCCTTTTTTTATATAACCCCCatatggtttcaaaaactatatataatcccttcatagtttggattaaagtgtcaaagtaacggaaatgatcattcgtaacggagtcacctaaaatgtcaaaaatacccttatgtaaagttaaaaattatttattaattaagagggattatgtgtatattttgaaaactataagggggttatatgataaagtattaaaccataagggggttatatggtaatcTATAAAAATCATATGGGGTAAGTgtatcatgtatttataagggtaattttgacattttcagaagttccgttacgaatgactatttccgtcactttaacactttaatccaaaccatgagggggttatgtatagtttttgaaactatagggagattatgtaaaaaaaactaaacaacaagagggtaaaatgtaatttgccctaaaTTATATCTAGGCAAATTCTATGACATCAAGCATTATATGTCACAAAATGTAATACATATTTGTATCATGACTTTGATATTATGATTAATTTGATTTTAGGTGAATTATAAACATATTAGTTGAGTTTAGGAtatcaaatttgattttgtattgtattttttttaatttaaaaggAATATATGTTGATCGGGACATTGGATAAAGAATATATACTAATTTCTTACCAATAAGATGATCTTCATACCGAGCGGAAGCTGaactattaaaaaaaagaaccgTCAAAATTCGTACTGACtcgaaatattaaaaaaaagaaaaaaagaaaaactacacGTGGCAGGTTGAATATTTTTTCATCTTTAATGAGCCCATTTCTCTTTctcatttcaatttttttttccccttgcaTGACCGTATCAGCTGGTATTTTATCCCCTCCATCCTGTCACATCAACTAGTTGCAACCTATATTTTCAGACTCAGACCGGGCATCGATTCGGTCTCGAGTTCAGGGATCAGAGGTCAATAGGTTCTGACTGTATTCGATCGGAGTTGCatcggatgacgtcataaataaaaattatttaaaaataaaaatattatatgtaaaatacttaaaagcatgttaatattaataaatatacattcaaatatatttgatgtttcaaatatatgtaataagaaaatacaaaaaaattaaaatgatcaagtagcaatttatattattaaaTGAACATTAACaaatttagaattaaaattttggatttgattgaaaaataacaccaaactttaggacaacatttataaagtataaaatatttgagatatattaataatttttaacaaccttgggaccaaaacataaaattgaaaatgctttgaccttaaaaaaaaaaaaaagcttgacATCAAACCGGTTCATCCGGTTTTGCCGGTCAAacccgatttttgaccaggtttAACCGAGTTTTTATACACCCGATTTTTTAGAGTAACTCGGACCGTCACTTGGCCGGTTCTTGGTTTGACCaaccggtccggtccgagtttaaaaacacagGTTGCAACGGAGGTAGTCCTTCGCGACTTTTGTGATAGTCTGTACAACTTAGCAACCGGAAATTGGTGTCCTACACTATCTATCCTTCTACTGtccaattttttctttctttttattttttgtgttttatgaTAAGTGACTAGTTTGAGTTATATTTGAATGAcagtttatattatttttagtcacttttgcAATGCTATAAGAAGGAAATGgattattttggctataattagtttaaaatgctcttaagtgattaaatgagattTATGTTCCTTATACTTGCATTTTGTCCATAATTTTTATAGGAGTTGGAAGTAGAtttcatttggatgaaaaaagaAAGTTAGCAGCTTTGACACATCTTTGTATTTTgactataacttgagttacaatgatcagatttagatgattcttgaactatTTTGAAAATAAGATATGGATCTACAATTCCTGTGAAAACATCGAAATCTAATTTAAAGGTTTTCTAGGCTaaaaagccgaattacagtAACTAATTTCTATGGTCGAAGCTGAAATAAAGCATTAAGCAGTTAAGggtatttcattcatttttcagccttcacaaatccaaataaagtgatttttgatacattggaaagctaactcaaaggtaGGGATGGCAATTTCCGACACGActtgaaaacacgacacgactTGAAAACACGATACGAACCTAATACGAAATTAATGGATTTGGGTTGAGATTTCAGgagttcgggtcagaatcggatTGAActcgatgaacccgaaaagaaaacaaatcgaTTTCAAGTCAACTCGTGggtgacccgatatgacccgtttacgaattaaaaataatttaataaatataaaaattattttatctaactaaactaagttaatcctttttttcaaagggattaattacttaatccaaaatgaatttatttaacttgtgtgaagttgaaattattatatttggacaaataataaattatattattttttacttttatactgatttaatttaatttatatttggtttaggataaaacacttttacagtgtttaatttattttagatttggtttgggattatttatttaaatttttattatttgattatgtaattagttttgtgagaaattgattttattaaaaattatagtgataaattaataaattaaaattaaatttcgggtcatttcaggtcgacccgccaacccgaaatttTCGAGTTCGTGTCAGGTATCCTGATCCGTTTCAGATTGGCGGGTCAGGTTCGGGTTAGCGGGTTTTCTGTTATACATGGGTTTCAACCCGATCCATCAACCCGAATTCGACtcgattgccacccctactcaaagggttacaagtcttatgttttggtcaagagttaGTTCAACTTCTATCGTTGAGAAAAGTTCAATTGAAATTGATGTAAAATTGGAACAACATTGAAGACTAAACAGAAATTGAGAAGCAAAGCAGGGGAGCAATCCAACAGACAATTCGGCCAGTTTTTGGACGGATCCTTGGCCAGATTCTGGTCAGAAATAGCTGTTCTCCACTTGCACAACTTGTTTCCTCCTTCAATAATTCGCAGCTATTGATGAACGTATAACAACTATTTTGCAGGTGTAAAAGTGATGTTTGAaacctcatttcttgactaatTTCATCTATAAATAGGCATAAAGTTGCAAGAATTAAGAGAGTTTGGAGAATGCAAGAAATACCACTAAAACGTAGTTTTTACATTTTCTTAGTGTTATGTTAGTATAGTATAGGATAGTTTAATTAGTTCGTTCatccttcttgtttattagttagacaagatgaagaaggagatgaaCTTATGTGACAAGGATtacatttctttccaaattctttatcttttgtacttgatcttACTGTTTTGTTAATATATAAGTTTGGATTCTATTGTGTTTCTAAAATTTATACCTtaggtttggttgaactttctatgattattaatttttattatttggctatttgatgctattattttgagcaaattatttagCATTTTAgttctttaaatcatgattaacttggtaccattaattgtgattatatAAAAGTGTtgttttttcaatgaaaattgagatttaacactagttcaagaagtgtcAAACTTAGGGAGtatactcacgagagtagaggtacACCTTTGCggctttagtgattcatttcatgtaattttataaaaaaaatgaacttgtaactaattttatAATCACAAGAGTaagtatggattagttataagtatagttgatttatTACGAGAATAGGTTTCACATGTATAAGGACATTACGTTATCTCTAACCAAAATAATAGTACTCTACGATCCAAAAATAGCACTTatatgagtagttagggataccataacctaaggagctttcatttgttattttattgtatAAATTTAGCATaagtttgtttattttaattcattgatcgtctaaataatagagaaactttaaTAGTGTCAATAATTGTCCAATCTTTCTCGTAGAATTGACTCGGTATATGCCCTAAACTACTAATTTGAtatgtatacttgcagtcaaaatGGATATAAATTGGATTTAAATTTATACACATATCAAACACCCGTCATTTTACATCATcgtaaattattatttttttcgttTTACTCCAGGAGTGCCATTCTTCCGCTTCAGTTTTAAAATTCCAACTCTCCCCTTTTTTGAGTTTACTGACGATTGTGTCTACTCTTTAGATATGTACAAACGCATAAAATTTTCAACCATTTATTTGTAAATAAATATAGATTTTATGGAAGCACACCCAAAAATTGCGCCAAAAATACAAACGATTGGACATTGCATGGACCCAAACCCTTTCCACGTATTTGAACATGTTGTTTGTAGCAAGCATTATCtctttatcaatattttcacgattgtttgtttttcttttttttttctttaaattttttgcCGACTTAATTATTTTCTGTTGGATGGGGAAGAATTTTTTGTATTCTTCTTAATGTTTAACTGATTCATttgattcttgatttttattgaacatTTGATGAGATGTTAGACAGAATTGACCACtccaatttcaaatgaaatacACCAATTATGTGTATCAATACAAATACAAATACACACATTTCAAATTGTTTCTCCAAAATCATATAGTGTATGTGcatatatattttgaatagtAATTAGATGATAGATGTTGTAACTTGTAACTTTTACATAGACGTATATGACATTCTCTCTAATCACTTGTATCGcttgaaattttaaataatcATGAAGTATCTACAAATAAGGTGGGAATACCTTTATTTAGGGATAAAGATATAAAATAATGATACAAAAATTAGTGGTTGAGAGTGATATATAACTTTCAAAGTTACAGAGTTTGTCATCTTCaaattttttgttctttcttttattttttttcgttGGTCATGCACGAACAACTTTTCGAATTGTCCCCCAACTCACTGCTCTCATCAACCATACAGTTCGACAAATTTACCatgtgaatatatatatatatatatatagcataaCTGATAATTGATACTATCTTGTAAGCAAAGTTGAGACTTTCAAGAAGAAAAGCTCGAGATAAATGAATCAAAGCTCGAGATTCATCACATAAATGCAAGAAATCCTCACATCAATACTACCTGCCTAAAATGCACAATTTCAATTAAAGTTTTGGTGGATAGAGTACACattgaaaacaaaactaaacGAATCatcaaaatatagaaaaggatcaattgaaggaaagaaaagagagtaGCAGGGCAAACTAAGCAAAACTCCAACAAAATCCTCCGGCAACAAGGAAAAAGCATGATCACCTGATCATAAAATGAGACAGTAGCCTATCAGATATTGCTCTGCCTATACAATAAAAGCTTTTGTACCATCAATGTTTCGAGATTAAAACAATGTTTAAGTTATTACTCAGCCTTAAATAGAGAactcgccttctttcatccttccTCTTATAGGGAATAgataaatttcagtttaaagGCGAAAGACCATGtagtcttttttttattttaaaattttccagCGGATTTGAATTTATGTGTAAAATTTGAAGTTCAAACTCAAGTCAAGAAGATGTGGCATGGGTCTTGGCCTATTTTTGTATTCATTATTGGTGTAAAAAAGATTACTATTTTATTGTTACATCACTAAAACAAATGACAAAATATCAAGTTTACAGACGTTTTAACTTCGAGACAGAATTGATAGCATTTAATATAAATCAATCTGTCAATCCTAACCTTGTTCCTATATTTTAGATATAACTCCAAGAACGCACTCCAATTTCTTAAAACCTCAAGCGTTTGTTGATATGATTTTGAGAATCTGTAATATTGTCCAAACAAATTTAGTATTAGAGGGGAGAAAATGGGAGAAAAAATTCCACCTATTGTCATCCCAAAATCGTGAATTTTGCAATGGTGCATTGGTGCTGGCCAAATTAGACTGGGAAGCTGAAAATTGTGCTGACCAGAGGTGCCTCGCTTTGCAGCCGATTGGATCagacaagaatttttttttttttttttgaaaaacccAGACAAGAAATTTTGAAGTCACAAAAGTTAGAGGGCAGCCCTTTGTGTATGTTACTGCGTTAGGTCACTACTAATATGGGAAACAGAACAGGCTCCATGATGCCATTCCTTGTATCCCAATTTAGACCATTTCGTTTCCCTATTGTCGTAGAATGGCTTTTTCCAAGTGATTTGTCACCATGGTATTTTTGTTTCCACAAATATTTCGTTTCTATCACACACACCCTAGGCACTGTTTGGTGAATTGGGAATTGGGAATTGGGGTTGGTATGGTTGAGTTAGACATGATTATTATGAGATTAACTCTTATTATAATTCGTCCATAACTTTGTGTACTAATTTCTGTCAAAAGGACTTTTTGCTTGGGCAAAGTTTGTAATTGACAATTGTACATCAACCAAAATGACAATCGCAAAGGTTGGTAGCATAATTACTGTACATGAATTATTTATCTTAATAATAGTTGTTAAAAACAGGTTcttcacccaaaaaaaatatatcttCTTTCTCGGTAATAATCAAATCTTGCACAAGCCTAGTAATCCATTTGGAACTTTACAAGAACAATAGAAAATCTTAGGAACATTAATTATTAATGATATATAACATGTTAATGTGTGTTAGGGTATCaggccaattatttgaaaaaggaaaagaccaacaatttaatagaaaacTATATCTAGTACGAACGATGAGTAACGCACAAGAATTAACGTGGTTCGGTTTAATCACCAaacctacgtccacggagatAAATACTTGTTCTTACTATGAGAGGAAAAATACCACAAGATTACAACTTGATTCCCAAGTCCCAACTCTTGTATAACTCTCTCACCCACTAAGAACTCTTTCACTCTTTTCTTGTGTATCTTTGTAATATGCCAACttatctatttatagagaacattactgccaaaaaatcaaataacaatggGAAACCAATACTATTTCCTAAATTCATATAGAGTAGGAAATAGTATCTAACTAAAT
Encoded proteins:
- the LOC113719325 gene encoding UDP-glucosyltransferase 29-like, whose protein sequence is MEGTLRESNAPRFRILMFPWLAHGHISPFMELSKRLAKSNFQVYLCSTEINLNFMKRSAKFDENSSDHAIEFVQLDLPDLPELPPHYHTTKNLPPHLEPTLKRAFHMAKTNFQNILNNLKPDLLVYDGFQPWASELAALNHIPSVLFLVVGAVNLSFVYHSLRCRVSGASETYPFPEIFYRDYEIKKILAKLQESKAKEGDALDVFKSIELSSDIVLVKSWRGIEGKYIDHLSSSCGKKLVAVGPLSNQEDNGKEADSYSLIIEFLNSKDEASVVYVSFGSEYFLSKEEREEIAVGLELSNANFIWVVRFPVGHAIGLEEALPEGFLERVKGRGMVVNGWAPQAKILGHRSTGGFVSHCGWGSVIESIYYGVPLLALPMHLDQPLHARLAVEIGVGIEILKDEDGQIKREEIARVINEVVVKKTEGKLQGQKAIELSKKLREEGGEELHEAIEKLRSLCSKNKQ